A segment of the Longimicrobium sp. genome:
ACGGGCTCGTGAAGTCCGTGAACACCAGCACCGGCACGGCCGCCATGCGCCACGTCAGCGGGATCGGGAGATCGGGTCTCGGGCGGCGCCCAATCTGCCGCCGCGCGCGGCGCGCACGCAAGCGGCGGCGCGGCCCCGCACTTGCCCCGCCCCGCATCTTCATCTCCATCTTGTCCTGTAGATGACGGGAGGCGGCGTATGGCGGAGGCGTGGGCGCACCACGAGGCGGTGGTCAACAACGTGCGGCTGCACTGGGTGGAGCAGGGAGACGGCCCGCTGGTGGTGCTGCTGCACGGCTTCCCCGAGTTCTGGTGGGGATGGCGCCGGCAGATCCCCGCGCTGGCCGCGGCGGGCTTCCGCGTGGTCGCGCCGGACATGCGCGGCTACAACCTGAGCGCGAAGCCGCGCGGCGCCAGCAGCTACCGCGTCTCCATCCTGCTGGAGGACGTGGCCGCGCTGGTCCGCCATCTGGGCGCGGAGCGGGCGCATCTCACCGGCCACGACTGGGGCGGCGTGGTGGCGTGGCACGCGGCCATGCGCCGCCCGGAGATCGTCGGCCGGCTGGCGATCATCAACGCGCCGCACCCCACCATCTTCGCGAGAGAGATGCGCCGGCCGCGGCAGTTCCTGCGCGCCTGGTACGCCATGGCCATCCAGCTCCCCGCCCTTCCCGAGGCGGCCATCCGCGCGGGAAACTTCAGGGCCCTGGAGCGGCTCTTCCGCGGCACGGCCACCCCCGGCGCCTTCAGCGACGAGGACATCGCGCGCTACAAGGAGGCGCTGCGCCGCCCGGGCGCGCTGACCGCCGCGCTCAACTACTACCGCGCCTACCGCAGCAGCCTCGTGCGGCGGATGGGGACGAAGAAGAAGCGCCCGCGGCGGATCGTCGAGTCCCCGACGCTGGTGATCTGGGGCGAGAAGGACCGGGCGCTCGACCTCCACAACCTCGACGGGCTGGAGCGTTACGTCCCCGATCTCCGCGTCGAGCGGCTCCCCCACGCCAGCCACTGGGTGATGGCGGACGATCCCGAGCGTGTAAATTCGCTGCTGATCGAGTTCTTCAGGGGAGATTGACCCGCCGTGCATCCCCGCCGCACGCAATCGGCTCGACGATGACAGAACCGACGGAGGAAGGCGATGCGATCCCGATGGGCGGGATGATGCCGGTCCCCGCGCCCGCACGGCCGCGGATCCGGCGCGAGCTGGCGCGCAAGGCGATCCACGTCTCCTCCGCCGTGCTGCCGCTGCTGGTGTGGGTCGCGCCGCGGTGGCTCGCCCTGGCCGTCCTCCTCCCCGCCGCCGCCGTGGCGATCGCGGTGGACTCGGCGCGGCTGCGCTGGCGGGCGCCCCGCTACTGGTTCCTGCGCTACACCCGGCGGATGCTGCGCCACCACGAGCGCCGCCGCTTCGCCGGCGCCACGTACATGGCGGTGGCGTACGCGCTGGCCGTGCTCCTCTTCCCCCGCCCCATCGCGGTGATGGCCATGCTGTTCAACGGCTTCGGCGACGCGGCGGCGGCGCTGGCCGGCAAGCGGTGGGGCCGCCGGCGGACGCGCTGGGGAAAGAGCTGGGAGGGCTTCGCCGCGGGGCTGGCCGTTAACATCGGCGTGGCGGGACTTGTCACGTGGTTGGATGCTGGTGTGCCGCTCGCCGCGGCGGCCGCGGGCGCCGCGGCCGCGGCCACCCTCGAGTTCCTCGATCTTCCCGTCGACGACAACGTGCGCGTGACGCTGGGCGGCGGCGGGGTGGCGTACCTCGCCGCGCGCCTACTCGGCTGAGCCTCGTTGCGGCTCACGTTCAGAGAAGGGCGGGACTGTGAGAATCCGCCGATTTTCTCCATCTCCGATCTCCCTACATCCGGCGCGGAAACGACGGTATGGACGCCGCTTCGCCGCGGCTGGCGCCCCGGGCGCGGCATCTCCGGTGGTAGCGTTTCCACCAGGACGAGGCGGAACAGTTGTGGGGGATAAAACCGCGCGGCGTCAGGGAATCACGCAGTGGGGCGAGCCGGTGCACCCTGTAGCAGCGCCCCGCCGCGGGCGCATCGCCGCACGAACCTCTGGCGATACAGGAGCGCCAAGCACATTATTCATTCACACGCGTAAATAGCCACTTCCCCGCCAGCGCTCCCTTTGCGCCGGGCGTGGAGCACGATGCACATCGGTGTGCATCGTGGCGGTATCTCAGCCTCTACGCGGGTCCGGCGTACCCCCAGGGCGGGCGCGCCGGCAGCATCCACATCCTGTCGGAGCCCCGTCGAATGGCCGTACCACAACCGGGAACGCCCGCGCGCAAGCCGCGCCGCCGCTGGCGGTGGCACGTTCCGCCCGCGCTGGTGCACGGCAACGAGACGCTGGAAGGCACGGAGATGCTGGACGAGTTCTCCGGGGCCGTCGGTCTGGCGCTGTGGCAGTCCATGCGCGACGTGACGCTGTGGGCGGGCGGCCGCGAGCCGGCCGAGCGCGCCGAGCTGTTCCAGGAGGGCGCGCACGAGCAGCGCCTGCGGCAGCTGGACCAGGCGGGGGTGGACGCCGCCATCGACGCGCCGCTCAGGGTGCTGGCGCGCATCTCGGCCGAGCCGGACAGGATCACCGAGGAGGAGATCCTGTCCGCCTGCCGCGACGTGTCGACCTGGGCCGACGCGCAGGAGAAGCTGGCCACCGCCATCGCCTTCTCGCAGGCGGGCGCGCTGGCGGCGCCGACCAACGCCGCGGCGGGGTTCCGCGTGGGGCAGCTGGCGCGGCGCAAGGCGGAGTACGCGCGCGCCGAGAGCTGGTTCCGGCGGGTGATCGGGCTGGGGCGGCAGGCCAAGGACTGGGCCAGCTACTCCGAGGCCTTCCTGGGGCTGGGCGAGCTGTACGCCCAGCGCGGCAACTTCCCGGCGGCGCGCCGCTTCTACATCCGGGGCCTGCGCGCCGCGCGGCGCCACGGGATGCGCGACATCCAGGGGCGGGCGCTGCACGCGCTGTTCATGACCGTGGTCGACACCCGCCCCGAGGAGGCGCTGGAGTTCGCGCGGGCGGCGTTCAAGGCGTACGGGCCCACGCACTCGCGGCTGCCCACGCTGGCGCGCGACCTGGCGTACTTCTGGATGACCCGCGGCCGCTTCGCGCAGGCGCTGGCCGTGTTCCAGGCGCTGGCGCCGCACCTGGCCACGCCGGGCGAGCGGATGCTGAACACCTCCGAGCTGGGCCGCGCGGCGGGCGGCGCCGGCAGCCGCCCCGACTTCGACCGCGCGTGGGACGAGATCTGGAGCTACGCGGGCGAGTGGCACTCGCGCCCCAGCGCCTCGCAGGCGCTGCTCGACCTGGCGCGCGGCGCGGCCAGCCTGAAGGACTGGAGCCGGGCCGAGCGCGCCGCCAGCACCGCGCGCGACGTGGCCACGCGGCGCGAGGAGAGCAAGGTGGCCATGGAGGCCGAGACGGTGCTCGACCAGGTCTCGCGCAAGCGCGGCCTGGAGACGGCCACCGAGCCCGCCGGCGGCGAGCAGGAGGAAGCCGACACCGAGGGCCTGGCCGCCGACCTCCTCCGCACCCTCACCTCCGTCGGCCGCCGCTAGGATTCGGTCGGTCTACATCGAACGAGCCGCCGCTCCGGGATGCGAATCCGGAGCGGCGGTTCGGTTTTCTAGAAGAGCAGAATTTGGGCGTGTTGGGCGCTGAGACGCCCAAACGGGCTGCGCGCGCCGTAGGGCACGATACGACTGTGCCCAACCGCGCCGGGCGCGCATCCCTCACGCAAGGTATGTCGCCGCGCTGAGTTCTCCCCTCCCCTGCGCAGCGGGGGAGGGGCCGGGGGAGGGGGCCAGCCGGCGGCCGCGCGAACCTGTCGCTCATCCGCACCGTCGTCACCCAGACACTGAGTTCCGGGCACTGGGCACTGGGCACTGGGCACTGGGCACTGGGCACTGGGCACTGGGCACTGGGCACTGGGCACTCAGCACTCAGCACCCAGCACTCCACACACTCCTCCCGAACACCGTAAACCCCTTGGCACGATTGCAGCTATTGCGTGAGTGGGGCTCACTTCTACGTTTCATCATGGAGCATCCGGCGGGTGCCGGAAATCCGCGTGGCGAGTACCCACAACCCATTGGCCAGGAACGGTTTTCGATGAGTGACCAGAACGCCCGGAACGCGCCGAGCGAACAGGAGTCGCGCGAAGTCGCCGAGGCCGCGCGCGAAACCGAGTGGACCGCGCCGAGCTTCGTCCGCGAGCTGTTCCTCGGCAACTTCCGGCTTGACCTGATCCACCCCTATCCCCGCCAGGCTCCCGAGGACAAGGCCAAAACCGACGCCTACATGGCCAGGCTCCGCGCCTTCCTCGACGAGAACGTCGACTCCGACGAGATCGACCGCACCGGCGAGCTCCCGCCCGAGGTGGTGCAGGGGCTGCGCGACCTGGGCGCGTTCGGCCTCAAGATCCCCGAGGAGTACGGCGGGATCGGGCTCAGCCAGGTGGGCTACGGCCGCACCATCGGCATGGTCACCAGCAAGGACGGCAACCTCACCGCCCTCCTCTCGGCGCACCAGTCGATCGGCGTCCCCCAGCCGCTGAAGATGTTCGGGACGCCCGAGCAGAAGAAGAAGTACCTCCCCCGCCTGGCCAAGGGGGCCATCTCCGCCTTCGCGCTCACCGAGCCGGGCGTGGGCTCCGACCCCGCCGCGCTCTCCACGACGGCGACGCCGACGGAGGACGGCGAGGCCTTCATCCTCAACGGCGAGAAGCTGTGGTGCACCAACGGCACCGTGGCCGAGCTGCTGGTGGTGATGGCGCGCACCCCCAACAAGGTGAAGAACGGCAAGGAGATCCCCCAGATCACCGCCTTCATCGTGGAGACCGACACGCCCGGGGTGGAGATCACCCACCGCTGCCGCTTCATGGGCCTGAAGGCGCTGCAGAACGCGGTGATCAGGTTCGACAACGTGCGCGTCCCCCGCGAGAACATCCTCTGGGGCGAGGGGAAGGGGCTCAAGCTGGCGCTGATCACGCTGAACACCGGCCGGCTGACGCTGCCGATGAGCGCGGCGTACGGGGCCAAGGTGGCGGTGGAGGTGGCGCGGAAGTGGGCCGCCGAGCGCGTGCAGTGGGGCGCGCCCATCGGCAAGCACGACGCCGTGGCGCAGATGCTGGGCGCGATGGCGGCCGACGCGTTCGCCATCGAAAGCATGGCCGAGCTCTCCAGCGCGCTGGCCGACCAGGCGCGCAACGACATCCGCCTCGAGGCGGCCATCGCCAAGCTGTGGACGACGGAGATCAGCTGGCGGATCATGGACGACCTGCTGCAGATCCGCGGCGGGCGCGGCTACGAGACCGCCGACTCGCTGGCCGCGCGCGGCGAGGTGCCCATCGCGGTGGAGCGCGCGTTCCGCGACTCGCGCATCAACCGCATCTTCGAGGGCTCGTCGGAGATCATGCGCCTGTTCATCGCCCGCGAGGCGGTCGACACGCACCTGAGCGTGGCGGGCGACCTGATCAAGCCCGGCATCTCCACCGGCCAGAAGCTCGGCGCGATGGCCAGGGCGGGCGCCTGGTACGCCGGCTGGCTGCCGAAGCGCTTCTTCGGCGGGGGACAGATCCCCGGCCACTACGGCGAGTTCGGGCGCAACGCGAAGCACGTGCGCTACGTCGAGCGCACCTCGCGCAAGCTGGCGCGCAACATGTTCTACGCCATGGGCAAGTACCAGGCGAAGCTGGAGCGCAAGGGCCACCTGCTGGGCCGCTTCGTGGACATCGGCGCCGAGCTGTACGCCATGAGTTGCGCCTGCGTGCGCGCCCAGGACATGCGCGACGGGCCCAACGGCAAGGAGGCGGCGATGCTGGCGGACGTGTTCTGCCGCCGCTCGCGCCTGCGCATCCGCGAGCTGTTCGGGCAGCTGTGGGACAACGCCGACGACCCTACCTACAAGCTGGCGCAGGACGTGATGAAGGGCCGCTACGCCTTCATCGAGGAGGGGGCGATGGCCACCATCCCCGAGCACACGCTGGCGCCCAGCGCGCAGCCGCCGGTGGAGCGCAAGGTGACGGCCGGCTCGCCGCCCGAGCGCGTCGGCGCGAGCGGCTGACCGCCTTCGACGGACGACGGACGGCCCCGCGGCGGATGGATCGCCGCGGGGCCGTTCTCGTTCCGGGGATTGGTTGACGCATCCATCCCGATCCCAGGCTGACGTCATCCTGAGGCCGGCCAGACCGTAAGCAGCGTCTGCGCAATCACTTGCAGGCCGAAGGATCTATAACCGCGGCGGCACGCGATTCGGTCGGACGCACCGATTCTCCACCCGGAGTCAATATTACCTACCTTTCGGCTGCCCATGGAGAGGCGAGATGAGCGAGACCCTATTCCTTACCCTGACCGACCAGCTCGCGGCCGACCTGGAGTCGTTCGCGAGAGCCGATGGGATGACGCGCGAGGAACTCCTCCTTAGCGCGATTCAGCAGTACGTCGCCGAGCGCAAGTTCGACGCGTTGCGGTCTCGCGTGATGCCGCAGGCCCGCAGGGCGGGATTCTCGACGGACGACGACGTCTTCCGCTCGATCTCGTAAACCTGGCGCTCGACAACACACAGCGGCCCCGGCGATTCGTTCGCCGGGGCCGCCGTGCTGCTCCACGTGCGATCCCGCCCCGGCACGGATCGTGAAGCCACGCATTGCCGCAACTGTAGTGCGGGCAAGCACATCCAGAGGAGGAGCGATGGCTGGGAAGCGACCGGACCAGTACCAGATCGCGCCGGGCGAGGCGGGCGCGTCGGACTACAAGAACCTCCCCGAGGTCGGTAAGGGGAAGTCGGGCGAGGACGACACCGTGACCCGCGACAAGCAGCGGGTGGCCGGCAGCGTGGGCGGGGGCGGCGGGCCCGGACAGCACTTCTTCGACCCCGACCACCCGCAGCCCAGCCACGACTCCGGCGTCCACGCGCGCGAGGGCCACGGCGAGCACGGCGGCGGGATGCAGGCCTCCGAATCGCCGAGGGAGCGCGAGGAGCAGGGGAGCGAGGACCCGCGCGACCGCGGGGTGGGCGCATGAGCCCCGGCGGCCCCGGTCCGCGCGAGGAGCGCGGCACGGCGGAGGGCTCCCGCCGCCACCCGCCGCACGTGGACGTGAACGCGCAGGGGCAGCCCGTCCAGCAGTCGTCGCAGAACCCCGACGACGTGCCGACCATGCCCGCCAACGCGCACGGCCGCGACCACGCGCCCGGCGGCGAGCAGCCGCACACCATCGACGAGGCCAGCATGTACGACCGGCGCCCCGAGGAGGACAAGGACCACCGCGCCGGAACGTGATCGGCTGGATACAGTCTGTTGACCTCTTTCACGCGGCCCCGTGACACTCCGGGGCCGCGTGGCCGTTCTCATCGCTCTCTTGTATCACTCTGCGGTGGGGCGATCTCCCGCGCGCGGGGCGGGTTTTCGCCGCCGGAAGCGGCCGGTGTGGTGTATCAGGAGATGGAGATCCGTGGCCGCAGGTACAACGTTTGCGGAGCCTACAAAGACCCTTGACCCCTATATCTTGGGGTACTACCTTGCTGCTCCCGCTACAGATAGTACTTCCCCGAGAGTTTTCCACAGCGTAATCGTAGGCGCCGCAAGGCGTTTTGAGCTTTTTCCACAGCGCGTAGCGCGCCGGCAGCAGAACCCGCGGTCCAGTGCCCGCAACCAGAGAGGACGCTTCGATGAACCCTCCCACCGCCGTTCCGTCCGTGGCCGACACCCCCGTGGCCGCACCCCCCGCCGACCTGCCGCGGGCCGAGCTCTCCGACAACGCGCGGATCGTGCTCGCCAAGCGGTATCTCAAGAAGGACGAGTCGGGGAAGCCGACGGAAGAGCCGGAGGAGATGTTCTGGCGCGTGGCCTACACCATCGCCAGCGCCGACCGCGGCTACGGCGCGGCCGAGGACGAGATCGTCGCCCTCGCGCGCGAGTTCTACGGGCTGATGACGCGGCGGCTGTTCGAGCCCAACTCGCCCACGCTGATGAACGCGGGGCGCCCGCTGGGCCAGCTCTCCGCCTGCTTCGTGCTGCCGGTGGAAGACGAGCTGTCGAACGGGCAGAGCGGGATCTACGACACGCTCACGTCGATGGCCATGGTGCACCAGTCGGGCGGCGGCACCGGCTTCTCGTTCAGCCGCATCCGCCCCGAGGGCGACCACGTGCGCAGCACCACGGGCGTGGCCAGCGGCCCCGTGTCGTTCATGTCGCTCTACGACGCGTCGACGGAGGTGGTGAAGCAGGGCGGCACCCGGCGCGGCGCCAACATGGGGATCCTGCGCGTCGACCATCCCGACATCGAGAAGTTCATCGACTGCAAGCAGGACATCACCAAGATCACCAACTTCAACATCTCCGTGGCCATCACCGACGCGTTCATGAACGCGGTGGAGCGCGGCGAGGCGTACGAGCTGGTCAATCCCCACGACAACCAGGTGGTGGGGACGAAGGACGCGCGCGCCATCTTCGACAAGATCGTGGAGAACGCGTGGCGCACCGGCGAGCCGGGCGTGTTCTTCATCGACCGCGCGAACTTCTACAACCCCGTCCCCCACCTGGGCGCGTACGAGGCGACGAACCCCTGCCTCACCGGCGACACCCGCGTGCTCACCGTCGAGGGTCCCCGCCGCTTCGACGAGCTGGCCGCCAGCGGCGACGACGTCCTGGTCTACGCCTTCGACCGCCTGGCGCAGGCGCCGGTGATCCGCTGGATGCGCCGTCCCCGCCTGACGCGGCGCGACGTGGAGGTGATCGAGATCGAGTTCGACAGCGGGCTGACCGTGCGCTGCACCCCCGACCACAACTGGATCGGGCTGAACGGCGAGAAGATCCCCGCCGGCGAGCTGCGCGGCGGCGTGAGCGTGCGCGCCTACTCGGTGGCCCGCCTGCAGGAGCGCGCGGCCGCGGGGGTGGGGAACCACAAGGTCGTGGCCGTCCGCCTGGCGGGCCGCGCGGACGTGTACAACGGCACCGTCGACGACGTGCACACCTACGTCGTCGCGGACCCGCAGGCGGTGGAGGCGGGCGCGGCCTTCACCGGCGTCGTCTCCGCCAACTGCGGCGAGCAGCCGCTGCTGCCGTACGACGTGTGCAACCTGGGCTCGGTGAACGTGGGCGCCTTCGTGCGCGACGACGTGCCCGCCGACAGCCCGTGGTACGAGCGGGTGGACTGGAAGGAGTACCGGCGGGTCACGCGGCTGTCCACGCACTTCCTGGACAACGTGATCGACGCCAACCAGTACCCGCTGCCGGAGATCCACGACCTGGCGCACCGCATCCGCCGCATCGGGCTGGGGGTGATGGGCTTCGCCGACCTCCTCGTCCGTCTCGGCGTCCCCTACAACAGCGAGGAGGGGGTGGAGATCGGGCGGCGGATCATGGAGTTCCTGGACGAGGAGGGGAAGAAGGAGAGCGAGGCGCTGGCCGAGAAGCGCGGCACCTTCCCCGAGTGGGAGCAGTCGATCTGGGGGCCCGACGAGACGTGCGCCCGCGCACCCAACGGCGACCGCATCCGCCCGCTGCGCCGGCTGCGCAACTGCAACGTGACGACGGTGGCGCCCACGGGGACCATCTCCATCTTCGCCGGCTGCAGCTCGGGGATCGAGCCGCTCTTCGCCGTGGCCTTCATGCGCAACCAGGCCGGCGCCATGATGCCCGACGTGAACGAGGACTTCGTGGCGGCCGCGCAGGCGGGGGGGTGGTACAGCGAGGCGCTGATGGAGCGGATCGCCCGCGAGGGGCACATCCACTTCCCCGAGGTGCCGCCGGCCGTGCAGAAGGCGTTCGTCACCGCGCACGACACCACCCCCGAGTGGCACGTGCGGATGCAGGGCGGCTTCCAGGAGTACTGCGACAGCGCCATCAGCAAGACGACGAACTTCCCGCACGACGCCACCGTCGAGGACGTGCGCGAGATCTACGAGCTCGCGTTCCGGCTGGGGGCCAAGGGAATCACCGTGTACCGCGACGGCAGCCGCGACAACCAGGTGCTGTCGACGGGGGCCACCAAGACGCCGGCGCAGCAGCAGGCCGAGGCCGCCGAGATCGCCGAGGTGCGCGCGAAGGCGGCCGAGGCGTTCGAGCGGAGCGCCAAGCTGGAGCGCGAGGTGGCGCGGCTGCGCGAGGAGCTGAAGCAGGCCGAGTTCCGCGAGACGCAGATCCGCCGGCACAAGCGCAAGCGGCCGGGCGTGCTGCGCGGCACCACGCGCAAGATGACCTCGCCGCTGGGCGACGTGTTCGTCACCATCAACGAGGACGACCAGAACCATCCGTTCGAGGTGTTCGCCACCCTGGGCAAGGCGGGCTCGGTGGCCATGGCCGACGTGGAGGCCATCGGACGGCTGATCTCGCTGGCGCTGCGCTTTGGCATCCCGGTGAACGAGGTCTACACGCAGCTGCGCGGCATCAGCTCCGACAAGGCGATCGGCTTCGGCGCCAACAAGGTGCACTCGGTGCCCGACGCCATCGCGCAGGCCATCGGGCTGCGCGAGCAGGAGAAGGCGGGGATCCAGCAGGAGGCCTTCCCCGAGGCCATCGTGCAGACGGAGAATGCCGCGGACCTGGCGATGGGCGTGGCGCCGCTGACGGAGGCCGCCGGCCCGCCGCAGCTGACGCTCGACTACCACGGCGGCGAGACCTTCATGGGCACCTGCCCCGAGTGCAAGAGCCAGCTCGAGTTCGCCGAAGGCTGCATGAAGTGCCACGTCTGCGGCTTCAGCGAGTGCGGGTGAAGCGGGAATCACCAGACATGACGAGGTACTGACAGGCGGGCCTCCGGCGACTGCCGGAGGCCCGTG
Coding sequences within it:
- a CDS encoding tetratricopeptide repeat protein, which encodes MAVPQPGTPARKPRRRWRWHVPPALVHGNETLEGTEMLDEFSGAVGLALWQSMRDVTLWAGGREPAERAELFQEGAHEQRLRQLDQAGVDAAIDAPLRVLARISAEPDRITEEEILSACRDVSTWADAQEKLATAIAFSQAGALAAPTNAAAGFRVGQLARRKAEYARAESWFRRVIGLGRQAKDWASYSEAFLGLGELYAQRGNFPAARRFYIRGLRAARRHGMRDIQGRALHALFMTVVDTRPEEALEFARAAFKAYGPTHSRLPTLARDLAYFWMTRGRFAQALAVFQALAPHLATPGERMLNTSELGRAAGGAGSRPDFDRAWDEIWSYAGEWHSRPSASQALLDLARGAASLKDWSRAERAASTARDVATRREESKVAMEAETVLDQVSRKRGLETATEPAGGEQEEADTEGLAADLLRTLTSVGRR
- a CDS encoding acyl-CoA dehydrogenase family protein, yielding MSDQNARNAPSEQESREVAEAARETEWTAPSFVRELFLGNFRLDLIHPYPRQAPEDKAKTDAYMARLRAFLDENVDSDEIDRTGELPPEVVQGLRDLGAFGLKIPEEYGGIGLSQVGYGRTIGMVTSKDGNLTALLSAHQSIGVPQPLKMFGTPEQKKKYLPRLAKGAISAFALTEPGVGSDPAALSTTATPTEDGEAFILNGEKLWCTNGTVAELLVVMARTPNKVKNGKEIPQITAFIVETDTPGVEITHRCRFMGLKALQNAVIRFDNVRVPRENILWGEGKGLKLALITLNTGRLTLPMSAAYGAKVAVEVARKWAAERVQWGAPIGKHDAVAQMLGAMAADAFAIESMAELSSALADQARNDIRLEAAIAKLWTTEISWRIMDDLLQIRGGRGYETADSLAARGEVPIAVERAFRDSRINRIFEGSSEIMRLFIAREAVDTHLSVAGDLIKPGISTGQKLGAMARAGAWYAGWLPKRFFGGGQIPGHYGEFGRNAKHVRYVERTSRKLARNMFYAMGKYQAKLERKGHLLGRFVDIGAELYAMSCACVRAQDMRDGPNGKEAAMLADVFCRRSRLRIRELFGQLWDNADDPTYKLAQDVMKGRYAFIEEGAMATIPEHTLAPSAQPPVERKVTAGSPPERVGASG
- a CDS encoding alpha/beta hydrolase, yielding MAEAWAHHEAVVNNVRLHWVEQGDGPLVVLLHGFPEFWWGWRRQIPALAAAGFRVVAPDMRGYNLSAKPRGASSYRVSILLEDVAALVRHLGAERAHLTGHDWGGVVAWHAAMRRPEIVGRLAIINAPHPTIFAREMRRPRQFLRAWYAMAIQLPALPEAAIRAGNFRALERLFRGTATPGAFSDEDIARYKEALRRPGALTAALNYYRAYRSSLVRRMGTKKKRPRRIVESPTLVIWGEKDRALDLHNLDGLERYVPDLRVERLPHASHWVMADDPERVNSLLIEFFRGD
- a CDS encoding ribonucleotide reductase N-terminal alpha domain-containing protein, whose translation is MNPPTAVPSVADTPVAAPPADLPRAELSDNARIVLAKRYLKKDESGKPTEEPEEMFWRVAYTIASADRGYGAAEDEIVALAREFYGLMTRRLFEPNSPTLMNAGRPLGQLSACFVLPVEDELSNGQSGIYDTLTSMAMVHQSGGGTGFSFSRIRPEGDHVRSTTGVASGPVSFMSLYDASTEVVKQGGTRRGANMGILRVDHPDIEKFIDCKQDITKITNFNISVAITDAFMNAVERGEAYELVNPHDNQVVGTKDARAIFDKIVENAWRTGEPGVFFIDRANFYNPVPHLGAYEATNPCLTGDTRVLTVEGPRRFDELAASGDDVLVYAFDRLAQAPVIRWMRRPRLTRRDVEVIEIEFDSGLTVRCTPDHNWIGLNGEKIPAGELRGGVSVRAYSVARLQERAAAGVGNHKVVAVRLAGRADVYNGTVDDVHTYVVADPQAVEAGAAFTGVVSANCGEQPLLPYDVCNLGSVNVGAFVRDDVPADSPWYERVDWKEYRRVTRLSTHFLDNVIDANQYPLPEIHDLAHRIRRIGLGVMGFADLLVRLGVPYNSEEGVEIGRRIMEFLDEEGKKESEALAEKRGTFPEWEQSIWGPDETCARAPNGDRIRPLRRLRNCNVTTVAPTGTISIFAGCSSGIEPLFAVAFMRNQAGAMMPDVNEDFVAAAQAGGWYSEALMERIAREGHIHFPEVPPAVQKAFVTAHDTTPEWHVRMQGGFQEYCDSAISKTTNFPHDATVEDVREIYELAFRLGAKGITVYRDGSRDNQVLSTGATKTPAQQQAEAAEIAEVRAKAAEAFERSAKLEREVARLREELKQAEFRETQIRRHKRKRPGVLRGTTRKMTSPLGDVFVTINEDDQNHPFEVFATLGKAGSVAMADVEAIGRLISLALRFGIPVNEVYTQLRGISSDKAIGFGANKVHSVPDAIAQAIGLREQEKAGIQQEAFPEAIVQTENAADLAMGVAPLTEAAGPPQLTLDYHGGETFMGTCPECKSQLEFAEGCMKCHVCGFSECG